A window of the Cystobacter fuscus genome harbors these coding sequences:
- a CDS encoding CheR family methyltransferase, whose protein sequence is MTDAECRELLRWASPRLGLREEGFRRVRAQVCKRVGRRMKALGLSGLDAYVARLEAEPAERAVLDALCRVTISRFYRDSALFDALLEPLLPQVLVSARARGESRLRVWSAGCASGEEPYSVSVLFRRGLAPRFPDFRLELVATDADASLLERARRGCYRRSTLRELPAAWRHEAFTPLGDEDCLRPEYREGLDFRREDLREHMPEGPFHLVLCRNVAFTYFAPPVQRQVLARLLTRLSPGGLLVIGAHESLPEPVPGLTRAAGPDLPLFRWEKP, encoded by the coding sequence ATGACGGACGCCGAGTGCCGGGAGTTGCTGCGGTGGGCCTCGCCGCGCCTGGGGTTGCGCGAGGAGGGCTTCCGCCGGGTGCGCGCCCAGGTGTGCAAGCGCGTGGGCCGGAGGATGAAGGCGTTGGGGCTGTCCGGCCTGGACGCCTATGTCGCGCGGCTGGAGGCGGAGCCGGCCGAGCGGGCCGTGTTGGATGCGTTGTGCCGCGTCACCATCTCCCGCTTCTACCGGGACTCGGCCCTCTTCGACGCGCTGCTCGAGCCGCTGCTGCCCCAGGTGCTGGTGTCCGCTCGTGCCCGGGGCGAATCCCGCCTGCGGGTGTGGAGCGCGGGGTGCGCCAGCGGCGAGGAGCCCTACAGCGTGTCCGTCCTCTTCCGGCGGGGGCTCGCGCCGCGCTTCCCGGACTTCCGCCTGGAGCTGGTGGCCACGGACGCGGATGCCTCGCTCCTGGAGCGCGCCCGGCGGGGTTGCTACCGGCGCTCCACGCTGCGCGAGCTGCCCGCCGCGTGGCGGCACGAGGCCTTCACCCCGCTCGGGGACGAGGACTGTCTGCGGCCCGAGTACCGCGAGGGCCTCGACTTCCGCCGGGAGGATCTGCGCGAGCACATGCCCGAGGGCCCCTTCCACCTGGTGCTCTGCCGCAACGTGGCCTTCACCTACTTCGCGCCCCCCGTGCAGCGGCAGGTGCTGGCGCGGCTCCTCACGCGGCTTTCCCCCGGTGGACTGCTCGTGATTGGCGCCCACGAGTCCCTCCCCGAGCCGGTGCCGGGACTCACGCGGGCCGCCGGGCCGGACCTGCCCCTCTTCCGTTGGGAGAAGCCATGA
- a CDS encoding CAP domain-containing protein, which produces MPLFRSPLLALSLGCLAWAPLGCGGESEAAPKAPARTANTPLATEILAAHNEARRAAKPTPQPALPALTWSEDAARVAQAYAKQCKFEHNAHRGPYGENLAAAAPPGSKTNAQIVADWVGESADYSHSTNKCTPGKVCGHYTQVVWRQSTQVGCATVICTKNSPFGAQFPKWQLWVCDYSPPGNVMGQKPY; this is translated from the coding sequence ATGCCCCTGTTCCGATCCCCCCTGCTCGCCTTGTCCCTGGGCTGCCTGGCCTGGGCCCCCCTCGGGTGTGGCGGCGAGAGCGAGGCCGCGCCCAAGGCCCCCGCGAGGACCGCCAACACCCCGCTGGCCACCGAGATCCTCGCCGCGCACAACGAGGCCCGCCGGGCGGCGAAGCCCACGCCCCAGCCCGCGCTGCCCGCCCTGACCTGGTCGGAGGACGCCGCCCGGGTGGCGCAGGCGTACGCGAAGCAATGCAAGTTCGAGCACAACGCCCACCGCGGCCCCTATGGAGAGAACCTCGCGGCGGCGGCGCCTCCGGGCTCGAAGACGAACGCCCAGATCGTGGCCGACTGGGTGGGCGAGTCCGCCGACTACAGCCATTCGACCAACAAGTGCACGCCGGGCAAGGTGTGCGGCCACTACACCCAGGTGGTGTGGCGCCAGAGCACGCAGGTGGGGTGCGCGACGGTCATCTGCACGAAGAACTCTCCCTTCGGCGCGCAGTTCCCCAAGTGGCAGCTCTGGGTGTGTGACTACTCGCCCCCGGGCAACGTCATGGGACAGAAGCCGTACTAG
- a CDS encoding hybrid sensor histidine kinase/response regulator, translated as MQAREVPRTSVLLVDDQPADLVALERYLAPFSLHLVKVSSGEEALDQVRDEEFALVLMDVRLPGLNGVETARRMRQLLALRPLPLIFLTGANTEEDIIATGYATGGVDWLNKPVDPERLRAKVRVFVELYREREALRRREAALREREREVLEDQRRSAELERERLVVELREAVRLRDEFLSVASHELKTPLTPLALRLQLMRQELGKPEVDVQRLRGHVEAAGAQVRRVTALMDSLLDATRITSGRLTLRREQDVNLAAIVRDVVSSFEHQAARANCPLELEAPARVLGQWDVLRLEQIVTNLLSNALKFGAGGTVRVRVEESEGWARLTVRDEGIGMDESVRTRLFGRFERGVSERHYGGLGLGLFITQQVTEALGGHIHVESTPGSGSSFTVELPCSTGGEDSGGVAHGA; from the coding sequence GTGCAAGCAAGGGAAGTCCCGCGCACCAGCGTCTTGCTGGTTGATGACCAACCTGCCGACCTGGTTGCCCTGGAGCGCTACCTGGCCCCCTTCTCCCTCCACCTGGTGAAGGTGTCCTCCGGCGAAGAAGCGCTCGATCAGGTGCGGGACGAGGAGTTCGCGCTCGTGCTCATGGACGTGCGGTTGCCGGGCCTGAATGGGGTGGAAACGGCGCGGCGCATGCGCCAGTTGCTGGCGCTGCGGCCCCTGCCGCTGATCTTCCTCACCGGGGCGAACACCGAGGAGGACATCATCGCGACCGGGTATGCGACGGGAGGGGTGGACTGGCTGAACAAGCCGGTGGATCCCGAGCGGCTGCGCGCCAAGGTGCGCGTCTTCGTGGAGCTCTACCGGGAGCGCGAGGCGCTGCGGCGGAGGGAGGCGGCGCTGCGCGAGCGCGAGCGCGAGGTCCTGGAGGACCAGCGGCGGAGCGCCGAACTGGAGCGCGAGCGCCTGGTGGTGGAGTTGCGAGAGGCGGTGCGCCTGCGCGACGAATTCCTCTCCGTGGCCAGCCACGAGCTGAAGACGCCCCTCACGCCGCTCGCCCTGCGCCTGCAGCTCATGCGGCAGGAGCTGGGCAAGCCGGAGGTGGACGTGCAACGCCTGCGCGGGCACGTGGAGGCGGCGGGCGCGCAAGTGCGGCGGGTGACGGCGCTCATGGACAGCCTGCTGGACGCCACGCGCATCACCAGCGGGCGGCTCACGCTGCGGCGTGAGCAGGACGTCAACCTCGCGGCCATCGTGCGCGACGTGGTCTCCAGCTTCGAGCACCAGGCCGCGCGCGCCAACTGCCCGCTGGAGCTGGAGGCTCCCGCCCGGGTGCTGGGTCAATGGGATGTCTTGAGACTCGAGCAGATCGTGACCAACCTGTTGTCCAACGCGCTCAAGTTCGGCGCGGGCGGCACGGTGAGAGTGCGCGTGGAGGAGAGCGAGGGGTGGGCGCGATTGACCGTGCGCGATGAAGGCATTGGGATGGACGAGTCCGTGCGCACGCGCCTCTTCGGCCGGTTCGAGCGGGGTGTGTCGGAGCGGCACTATGGAGGCCTGGGCCTGGGCCTCTTCATCACCCAGCAGGTCACCGAGGCCCTGGGGGGACACATCCACGTGGAGAGCACTCCGGGAAGCGGTTCCAGCTTCACCGTGGAGTTGCCCTGCTCGACAGGAGGAGAAGACAGCGGAGGCGTCGCGCATGGCGCGTGA
- a CDS encoding sensor histidine kinase has protein sequence MARELLEPLERLRVLVVDDNPADRLMAVRILKRAFPGITLEEVGEETQWYQVLGHERFDAVLVDYLLPWTTGLDLLHDVQRTWPGIPVIMLTGTAEEWQALQAVQEGLEEYLPKTPESYAVLPRALRFALERTRQRQALIESKETLHLVIEGVYGHAIFMLDAERRIVSWNAGAQAITGYSEREVLGQPYRELLVPAELRHAVADKEMEAAEHHGVYTGEGWRSRRGGDRFWADITVSALHKEGGALRGFAVVLRDATERRRMEEEQRRSNEFRERLLGIVSHDLRSPLQAIILHSQLLSRQVNEPKVKSATTRINLGAERMTRMIADLLDFTRGRLGGGIPVERRPDDLFAITAEVIEELQLTAPQSPIEMSTHGDGQGEWDRGRLIQVVQNLVTNAVKHGAQGQPVQVTLTGMDELVVMRVRNQGQPIPAEFVPHLFDPFRRAGSQETSDPLSGLGLGLYIAQEIVHAHGGTIHVTSGLEEGTTFTLHLPRKAAHRSDYRRAGLRSEHREAPASREEEHT, from the coding sequence ATGGCGCGTGAGCTTCTCGAGCCCCTCGAGCGGCTGAGGGTTCTCGTCGTGGACGACAACCCCGCGGATCGGCTCATGGCCGTGCGCATCCTCAAGCGGGCGTTTCCCGGCATCACCCTGGAGGAGGTGGGCGAGGAGACCCAGTGGTACCAGGTGCTCGGCCACGAGCGGTTCGATGCCGTGCTCGTCGACTACCTGCTGCCCTGGACCACCGGGTTGGATCTGCTGCACGACGTGCAGCGCACGTGGCCGGGCATCCCCGTCATCATGCTCACCGGCACGGCCGAGGAGTGGCAGGCGCTGCAGGCGGTGCAGGAGGGGCTGGAGGAGTACCTGCCCAAGACGCCCGAGTCCTACGCGGTGCTGCCGCGCGCCCTGCGCTTCGCCCTGGAGCGCACCCGCCAGCGCCAGGCGCTCATCGAGTCCAAGGAGACGCTGCACCTGGTCATCGAGGGGGTGTACGGGCACGCCATCTTCATGCTGGACGCCGAGCGGAGGATCGTCTCCTGGAACGCGGGCGCCCAGGCCATCACCGGCTACTCGGAGCGCGAGGTGCTGGGCCAGCCCTACCGCGAGCTGCTCGTTCCCGCGGAGCTGCGCCACGCGGTGGCCGACAAGGAGATGGAAGCGGCCGAGCACCACGGCGTCTACACGGGCGAGGGCTGGCGTTCGCGCCGGGGAGGAGACCGGTTCTGGGCCGACATCACCGTGAGTGCCCTGCACAAGGAGGGCGGCGCGCTGCGCGGCTTCGCCGTGGTGCTGCGCGACGCCACCGAGCGCCGGCGCATGGAGGAGGAGCAGCGGCGTTCCAACGAGTTCCGCGAGCGGCTGCTGGGCATCGTCAGCCACGATCTGCGCAGCCCCCTGCAGGCCATCATCCTCCATTCGCAATTGCTCTCGCGCCAGGTGAACGAGCCCAAGGTGAAGAGCGCCACCACGCGCATCAACCTGGGCGCCGAGCGCATGACGCGGATGATCGCCGACCTGTTGGACTTCACCCGGGGCCGGCTGGGCGGTGGCATCCCGGTGGAGCGCCGGCCGGATGATCTCTTCGCCATCACCGCCGAGGTCATCGAGGAGCTGCAGCTCACGGCGCCCCAGAGCCCCATCGAGATGAGCACCCACGGCGACGGCCAGGGCGAATGGGACCGGGGCCGCCTCATCCAGGTGGTGCAGAACCTGGTGACCAACGCGGTGAAACATGGCGCCCAGGGACAGCCCGTCCAGGTGACGTTGACGGGAATGGATGAGCTGGTGGTGATGCGCGTGCGCAACCAGGGTCAGCCCATTCCGGCCGAGTTCGTGCCCCACCTGTTCGATCCCTTCCGCCGGGCCGGGTCACAGGAGACGAGCGATCCGTTGTCCGGGCTGGGGCTGGGGCTCTACATCGCGCAGGAGATCGTGCACGCCCATGGCGGCACCATCCACGTGACGTCCGGCCTGGAAGAAGGGACGACCTTCACCCTGCACCTGCCGCGCAAGGCCGCGCACCGGAGCGACTACCGGCGCGCGGGCCTCCGCTCCGAGCACAGGGAGGCCCCCGCCTCGCGGGAAGAGGAGCACACGTGA
- a CDS encoding FKBP-type peptidyl-prolyl cis-trans isomerase, whose product MRKFLVVAALFAVAGCQPQGSNNAGGASGAGANPQTDDQKTFYALGVTLARQIQVFDMSPEELEYVKAGLTAQVTGKEPVVDIQAFGPKLPELARTRSTARAEKEKEKSKTFLEEAAKESGAERTESGLIYKSLTEGTGAQPTATDIVKVNYRGTLPDGKEFDSSYKRNEPAQFPLNGVIKCWTEGVQKMKVGGKSKLVCPSDLAYGDRGTPGIPGGSALVFEVELLEVQKNEPPPAPPAPPAGQPAAPAPQGQPAKK is encoded by the coding sequence ATGCGGAAGTTTCTGGTGGTGGCGGCTCTGTTCGCCGTGGCGGGTTGTCAGCCGCAGGGTTCCAACAATGCCGGGGGGGCCAGTGGTGCCGGCGCCAACCCGCAGACGGACGATCAGAAGACCTTCTATGCCTTGGGCGTCACCCTGGCGCGGCAGATCCAGGTGTTCGACATGTCGCCCGAGGAGCTGGAGTACGTCAAGGCGGGCCTGACGGCGCAGGTGACGGGCAAGGAGCCGGTGGTGGACATCCAGGCCTTCGGACCGAAGCTGCCGGAGCTGGCGCGCACCCGCTCCACGGCGCGGGCGGAGAAGGAGAAGGAGAAGTCCAAGACCTTCCTGGAGGAGGCGGCCAAGGAGTCCGGCGCCGAGCGCACCGAGTCGGGTCTCATCTACAAGAGCCTCACCGAGGGCACGGGCGCGCAGCCGACGGCCACCGACATCGTGAAGGTGAACTACCGGGGCACGCTGCCGGACGGCAAGGAGTTCGACAGCTCCTACAAGCGCAATGAGCCGGCCCAGTTCCCGCTCAACGGCGTCATCAAGTGCTGGACCGAGGGCGTGCAGAAGATGAAGGTGGGCGGCAAGTCCAAGCTCGTGTGCCCGTCGGATCTGGCCTACGGCGACCGCGGCACGCCGGGCATCCCCGGTGGCTCGGCGCTCGTGTTCGAGGTGGAGCTCCTGGAGGTGCAGAAGAACGAGCCGCCCCCCGCGCCGCCCGCTCCTCCGGCGGGTCAGCCGGCGGCTCCCGCGCCGCAGGGTCAGCCGGCCAAGAAGTAG